GCGGCGGCCGCAATGCCGAGTTTTTGCTATCGCTATTGATAGAGCTTGCAGGCACAGAAGCAATTTACGCCCTTGCCTGCGATACGGATGGATTGGATGGCAGTGAAAACAATGCCGGTGCAGTCATTACACCGGATTCACTCCACCGTGCGGAAAAACTTGGCTTGAATGCTACTGCGTATCTAGCCAATAACGATGCCTACACATTTTTTCAGCAACTAAACGATTTAGTGATTACAGGCCCAACCTTCACCAATGTGAATGATTACCACGCCATTCTCATTCTTTGATTGAGCATGTGTAATTCAAAGAACTCTTTTCTCGATTGCGGTCCACTTGTATTGATGACAATATCAGTCCTTGCTGAAACCATCTGGCGATGACATATTCATAAAATTTCCGGTTTCCCGGCGCCTTATAATTCAGCGCTAATTTCTTACCGCGCTCGGTCAGCAGCACATGCCCCAAGTCCAGGTAATTACCGGCATCCTGTTGGAATCCTATCTTCGTTGGCTTACCGTCATAAAACAACCGCGTATGTTTACCGTAGCCTTTCTTAATAAAACCATTGTTCTCAAACACAATCAGACCGATTTCTTCAAGGCGCTCAAGTGTCGATCGGGTAATTCCTTGCGTCGCATAAATCTCATTTTCCACATCAAAAATAAGTGGCAGCAAATCACCCTGAATCCATACAAATTGACAAAGTGCCTTAAAAATCAAGCTATCTTCCGCACTTAAATCCGATGATTCACACAAATCATCTTGCAAATGATTTTTTTCTGAATGCGCTACTTTGGAAACAACAAATTGAACAAATGTTGTCCATAAATTACCCATTTTCATACCGAAGTTGGCGTTCTGATTTCTCTTTCTTTATTTCTTATCAGTAACCTGAGATTCCGTTACAGATGGCTCTTGCTTGTCACCCTCTTTGATTTGCTCATCCATTTTATTGGTGGATTTTGAAGTATCTTTCAATTTTCGCGCTTTAATCTCTTTGTTGATCTCGGCCAGAAATCCAATATTGTCTTTAAGTTGCTTGTCACTTCTGTACCAGGAAAAACATGTCACTGCGCCCATAACGATCAATATCACACTCATCACATCGATACCATCAAGAAAGATAAATGCGACTCCGGTGGAAATGGCAAACGCACCCAAAAGTGCTGTCAATAACCACATTTTTGAGCCCGCGCCCGAACTCTTCCTTCTTTTATCCCAAGCATCCAGATTGTTGCGCGTAGTAATCAGTTCTTCGTCAGTCCATTTCTTCATACTCATAATTGCAAACTCTCCTTTAAAAATCCTTCAATATTTTCTTGATTACAAATTCGTAACCAGAAAAAGACTAGTAAGGATTTATTATATTTCTTTCTGACAATAAAAAAGGCACCAATCGGTGCCTTTTTTATGAGACTAAAACTTTCTTAGAAGTTGTGACGCATACCTATGCTATAGGTGTTGCTATCTCTGAATACAGCGTTTCTATCATCAACCATTGCGCGCTGATAACCGCCAAAGAGGCTAGAACGTTTGCTGAGATGATGTATAGCACCAACGGTAAAGCTGCTCACTTCGCGGCGTGATGCACCACCTGCTAACCCATGTGCATTTGTCATACCGCCTTGAGCGATAAAGCTGGTATTACCCCAGTCATATTGACCGCCCGCAAACCAGATGTTACCGTCACCGCCCCAGTTCATCGCTGAGTTGCATTGTCCACGTGAATCAGGTGAGCCCGTTGCTGGGTTACCTAACATACCAGCATTGGTACAAGTAGCTGCACCTACGGCATTGTTAATATTTTCATACTGGCCATTCAACTTGAAGTTTTGGAAGCTCCATGATGCACCACCACGCCAGATATGCTCGTTGTTAACTAAAGCTGGATAACCTGCGTTGCCTGTTCTTTGACGGGTGCTGAGATTATCACGAGAATAACCACCAAATACGGCTAAATTATGACCTTGGAATTGAGCTTCGTATTTACCTGCAACTTGGAAGTCCCATTCACCATCTTCACCACCTGAATTTGACTGACTTCCAGCAAAGCTACCCGATGGAACGATAACATTTGCAGGATCTAATCTGTTAGAGTCACCTGGCATTAATATACCTGAGAAGCTAAAACCTTCGACTTTAGGTGAGTCATAGCGAGCTGCGCTATTTACGAAGCCATTTGCTCCTGATCCCAGACCATTTGCTGATGCTGACATAGTACCGCCACTACCTGATGCTTGGAGAGTTGTATATGCGAATGGATCAATGGTCATACCACCAGCGAAATCTTTAAATGGTGATTGAACACGGCCAAATTTTACTTCACCCCAATTGTCATTGGCCAATCCAACCCAACGCTCACGCGCAATACCCAGAGCGCCGCTGCCTGTACTAAAACCATACTCAACATGCGCTTTTGCTTTCAAGCCGGCACCCAAATTTTCGGTAACGTGCATACCCCATCTGGAACGACCTGTATCGTCACCGATATGAGCCTGGCTACTTTGACCTTCTTTGTTCACTGTTGCATATTCAGCTTGTACACTACCAAACAGTGTTACGTTTGTTCCTTGTGCTGATGCAACCATCGGAGCTGCAAGTGCACCGGCTACTGCCAACGAAATAAGTTTCTTCTTCATACCGAAGTTCTCCTTTAATGTTAAAACGACTGGGGCCGTCTTATTTTGTCTCACTACATTCCGGTGGAATGCACCCCGCTTGTTCGGACCTCCCCAATCGGGAGGTTTGATTTGATTGTGCCCCAATACAGAAACATACTGCAAGAAAAACAAACAAATCTTGCACATTAAGCAACAAATATGTTGTTCTCATACAACATATTTGTTGTTTTTCTGATGATAAATTTTATTTTACATCACTGGGAAATTCGTTCAGAATTTCTTAAACTTACTGATATTGAAGCAATATAAATTAATTGCCTCCTCACTCGAGAAGACATATTTATACTGTTTTTCATGTTTTAAATCAGGGAATTTCAGCTATCATCCGCTACATTCATGACCTCATAACTTAAGCAGGACAACACCTTTGTAAGGTACGACTTATGCGTAAATCTTCTTTGCTTCTCTTTGCAATACTGAATTTGATCGCCGCTTTTCCAATTAAAGCTGAAACATGGGTACTCCCACCCTCTGATATTGATGTTTTTGGCCAAATACGAACAACACATGCAAGCAGTGCGGAAACACTACTCGATATCGCACGCCAATACGATATTGGTCAAATTGAAATTCTACTGGCCAATCCCAATGTAGATCGATGGTTACCCCAGGATGGCGCAGAGGTTATTCTACCTAGCCGCTATATCATTCCTCACGGCGACCGCAAGGGATTATTGCTTAACTTGCCTGAAATGAGAATTTATTATTTCCCGGAACCTAAAAAAGGTGAAAAACCAATGATTATTACACACCCGGTCGGCATCGGCAGAATGGACTGGATAACCCCCTTGGGAACAACAAAAATAGTTGATAAAAAGAAAGACCCCACCTGGATACCGCCGAAATCTCTCCAAATGGACAGAATTGCCAATGGGGAACAACCCTATCCCAGTATAGTTCCGCCAGGCCCCACGAATCCCTTAGGACGGCACGCCATGCGCTTAGGTATCAGTAGTGGCAGTTATCTGATACACGGAACAATCAAACCATTTGGTGTCGGTATGCGCGTTTCCGCAGGATGTGTTCGCATGTATCCGGAAGACATAGAAGCACTCTTTGATAAAGTCCCGGTGGGAACAGCAGTGCAAATAGTGAATCAACCCATTAAGCTTGGCTGGTTACTGGACTCGCTTTTCATTGAACTTCACCCGCCATTAGAAGAAGACGAAGGGAAATACGCCAACTATAAGCACATGATAGTTACCGCCATCAATGATTTTCTCGCATTAAAAAGCAGCAAAAGAACCATACCCGTAGATTTTGAAATCGACCAAGAAGCACTAAAGCAAGCGATCATGGAAAAAAGTGGCATGCCTGTGCTGATCTCTCGCTCTACTGCACAAGCCCAATTACACACGCAAAACAGCCATTAATCCCATCGAAATGAAAGTTGCGTAAACGTATAAAGACACACATAAAAAACCCCTCGAATGAGGGGTTTTTTATGAATGCAAATCCAAATTTTACTTTGGTATTACTTATGCATTGCTTTTTTGAACATGCGATCGATTTTGGATTCTGTATCTATTGAACGTCTGTTTGCTTCGTCCGCAATACGCAGCGCATCATTTGCTTTAGCGTTAGCTGCATCTGCCGCTGCTTTTGCTGCAGCTGCGTCAGCTTTTACAGCCGCAATATCAGCATTCACTTTATTTTGCAGTTCTTCTAATTGACCTGTCGTCGCACATCCTGTCAACCCAATAATAGCGCCTGCAATTGCTGCCAGTGTTAACATGCGAACTGGATGCTGGATTTTTCCTTTCATTCCGATCTCCTCAGTTGTTTATTCTATTCAATACGCAAAAACATCCACTATTTCTACTAGTTAATGATATTTTGATATCATTAACGCATCGGAATCTTATCCGATTTTTCCCGCAAAATAAATGCATTTCATGACAAATTTACCACGCGCCGCATCAACAAAACCATAAACACAATCATAAGTAATTAATAGAAATGACTATTTTCCTATATTATGCAATTCAATTAATTAACAACAAAGAACGAAGACCTGCATAAATAGTCATTCCAGCACTAACGAATATTCACCCATACACCGGGTCTGATCCATTTGCCGAGCTGATCGATTTGCTCATTCGTCAACGCAATGCAGCCGTTCGTCCAATTATACTGATGATGAATCTCTCGATCACCCCTGCCAATCCCATGTATGCCGATATGGCCGCCCAGCGGTGTATTCTGAGGTGGTGTCTTACCCATACTTTTTGCCGCCAAGATTGATAACCAAGTATCTTCATCGATCCTATTTTCCTCCAGTGCGCGTTTTGCAGTATCAAGATTCGGATAATTAAGGCCAAAAAACCGATAATAACGGCTTTTCTCATTGACCCAGCCAATCTTGAATCTACCCAGCGGCGTTTTATCGTCTTTTGTCATTTTTGACCATGTCGTACCGAAACGCCCAATCGCTACATTTTTAAATACCGCTTGAACAGTATTTCCCTGCATCACAGACAAAGTGTGTTCAATGGTATCCACGTCGATCCACACGCTATTATCCGCACGCGCTGAATTGTGCATGACGCACAAGCCAGCTAATCCAATCAACACAATTATCGAATATTGAATAAAAAAATTTCGCTTGATCACTTTCTGACTATCAATAATGAGGATGATTAATTATGTCATAATTTCACTCTCCGGAAATTCCCATTAAGCGCCCATGTGCCTTGCTATTCCTGCTTGTGTCGAACAATTGACTGCGCAAAATCATGCCATCGTAAATCTCAGCGGCGTGCGCAAAGAAATTTCACTGGCATTGGTTGAAGATATTGTTCCCGGAGATTACGTCATCGTACATGTTGGTTTTGCGCTACAAAAGCTGGATCCGCTGGAAGCGGAGCGCACCTTGGCGATGTTCGCCGAAATATCGGCGCTCGATAACAATCTTTTATGATGAAATATATCGATGAATTTCGCGCAGGCGCTCTGGCACAACAAATTGCTGCAAAAATCGCATCAGAAGCCAGCCCCGGACGCGATTACCATTTCATGGAATTTTGCGGTGGCCATACCCATGCCATTTCGCGTTTCGGTATCGTCGATCTGCTCCCCGGCAATGTGCATATGATTCATGGCCCGGGTTGTCCGGTCTGCGTTTTACCTATCGGCCGCGTGGAAAATGCGATTCACTTGGCACAAATGCCGGGATTGATACTCTGCAGTTACGGGGATATGCTGCGCATACCGACTGCCAATGGGATGAGTTTGTTGAAAGCAAAGGCACAGGGTGCGGATATCCGCATGGTTTACAGCAGCGCGGATGCCATAAAAATCGCCCAGGAAAATCCGCAACGGCAAGTCGTTTTCTTTGCCATCGGCTTCGAAACCACGACACCGCCCACGGCTGTTGCAATCCAACAAGCGCAAGCACTGCGCTTGAATAACTTCACAGTATTCTGCAATCACGTCCTGACACCTTCCGCCATCTCACATATTTTGCAATCCCCGGAAGTCCGTGAGTTTGGATTGGTTCCGCTAGATGGTTTTATCGGACCGGCGCATGTTTCCGTCGTCATCGGCAGCCAGCCGTACGAATATTTCGCCGAGGAATTTCAAAAACCCGTGGTGATAGCAGGTTTTGAGCCGCTCGATGTCATGCAGGCCATCTTAATGCTGATACGCCAAATCAATGCGGGTTACGCCAAGGTAGAAAATGAATTTACCCGCGCGGTTTCTCGGGAAGGCAATCGCAAAGCACAATCGCTTGTCGCCGAAGTGTTCGAATTACGCCGTACATTTGAGTGGCGCGGCTTGGGGTGGGTGCCTTACAGCGCGCTGAAAATCAAATCCAGCTATGCTGATTTTGACGCCGAACAGCGTTTTCGCATTTCCACAACATCCATTGCCGATAACAAAGCCTGCGAGTGTGGTGCTATTCTGCGCGGCGTTAAACGGCCGCAGGATTGCAAAATTTTTGGCACCGTCTGCACGCCCGAAAACCCGGTCGGCTCCTGTATGGTTTCTTCTGAAGGTGCTTGCGCCGCTCATTACAGCTATGGCCGTTTCCGTGAAAATAATCATGTTGCAGCGCAGGAAAATTAATGTCCGCAGGTAAAGTTAAACCGGGTTATACCCGCGCACTTGACCTGAAGCATGGCTGCATCGAAATGAGTCATGGCAGCGGCGGACGGGCGATGGCGCAATTGATCCAGCAATTGTTCATTACCGCATTTGATAACGAATTCTTGCGGCAAATGAATGACCAGGCTAGCTTCCCGAGCGTTAATGGCCGCATGGTGATATCTACCGACAGCCATGTCGTTACCCCTTTATTTTTTCCTGGCGGGGATATCGGCAGTTTGGCAGTGCACGGCACCATCAATGACATTGCCATGTCTGGCGCC
The DNA window shown above is from Nitrosomonas sp. Is35 and carries:
- a CDS encoding HypC/HybG/HupF family hydrogenase formation chaperone gives rise to the protein MCLAIPACVEQLTAQNHAIVNLSGVRKEISLALVEDIVPGDYVIVHVGFALQKLDPLEAERTLAMFAEISALDNNLL
- a CDS encoding Lpp/OprI family alanine-zipper lipoprotein; the protein is MKGKIQHPVRMLTLAAIAGAIIGLTGCATTGQLEELQNKVNADIAAVKADAAAAKAAADAANAKANDALRIADEANRRSIDTESKIDRMFKKAMHK
- the hypD gene encoding hydrogenase formation protein HypD, producing the protein MKYIDEFRAGALAQQIAAKIASEASPGRDYHFMEFCGGHTHAISRFGIVDLLPGNVHMIHGPGCPVCVLPIGRVENAIHLAQMPGLILCSYGDMLRIPTANGMSLLKAKAQGADIRMVYSSADAIKIAQENPQRQVVFFAIGFETTTPPTAVAIQQAQALRLNNFTVFCNHVLTPSAISHILQSPEVREFGLVPLDGFIGPAHVSVVIGSQPYEYFAEEFQKPVVIAGFEPLDVMQAILMLIRQINAGYAKVENEFTRAVSREGNRKAQSLVAEVFELRRTFEWRGLGWVPYSALKIKSSYADFDAEQRFRISTTSIADNKACECGAILRGVKRPQDCKIFGTVCTPENPVGSCMVSSEGACAAHYSYGRFRENNHVAAQEN
- a CDS encoding L,D-transpeptidase family protein: MRKSSLLLFAILNLIAAFPIKAETWVLPPSDIDVFGQIRTTHASSAETLLDIARQYDIGQIEILLANPNVDRWLPQDGAEVILPSRYIIPHGDRKGLLLNLPEMRIYYFPEPKKGEKPMIITHPVGIGRMDWITPLGTTKIVDKKKDPTWIPPKSLQMDRIANGEQPYPSIVPPGPTNPLGRHAMRLGISSGSYLIHGTIKPFGVGMRVSAGCVRMYPEDIEALFDKVPVGTAVQIVNQPIKLGWLLDSLFIELHPPLEEDEGKYANYKHMIVTAINDFLALKSSKRTIPVDFEIDQEALKQAIMEKSGMPVLISRSTAQAQLHTQNSH
- a CDS encoding porin; translated protein: MKKKLISLAVAGALAAPMVASAQGTNVTLFGSVQAEYATVNKEGQSSQAHIGDDTGRSRWGMHVTENLGAGLKAKAHVEYGFSTGSGALGIARERWVGLANDNWGEVKFGRVQSPFKDFAGGMTIDPFAYTTLQASGSGGTMSASANGLGSGANGFVNSAARYDSPKVEGFSFSGILMPGDSNRLDPANVIVPSGSFAGSQSNSGGEDGEWDFQVAGKYEAQFQGHNLAVFGGYSRDNLSTRQRTGNAGYPALVNNEHIWRGGASWSFQNFKLNGQYENINNAVGAATCTNAGMLGNPATGSPDSRGQCNSAMNWGGDGNIWFAGGQYDWGNTSFIAQGGMTNAHGLAGGASRREVSSFTVGAIHHLSKRSSLFGGYQRAMVDDRNAVFRDSNTYSIGMRHNF
- a CDS encoding L,D-transpeptidase, with product MHNSARADNSVWIDVDTIEHTLSVMQGNTVQAVFKNVAIGRFGTTWSKMTKDDKTPLGRFKIGWVNEKSRYYRFFGLNYPNLDTAKRALEENRIDEDTWLSILAAKSMGKTPPQNTPLGGHIGIHGIGRGDREIHHQYNWTNGCIALTNEQIDQLGKWIRPGVWVNIR